The Zingiber officinale cultivar Zhangliang chromosome 10A, Zo_v1.1, whole genome shotgun sequence genome contains a region encoding:
- the LOC122027131 gene encoding pentatricopeptide repeat-containing protein At1g06140, mitochondrial-like, with the protein MLRFCAGFQLPLKRFLQFAPLRNHSRRLHGNTRKRLALPLTHTVKRFECCLETCTDIRLLRKVHASILTHGLGGSISIGSKLWNVYANFGCLPKSIRMSHTIASKQISPWNSAIINYFRSGHFEEALLLYLNLKSEGINIDSAAINFVLKCCIELMHLHFGRSIHADALKTGLNSNMFVGSSLIGVYFGSGTIKDAEGAFEEISEKDVVTYTSMVSGYSRFTDFNAWRAFDIVTKMHNEGLDANRVTLVSLLQAAAHLQALKEGRSIHCYAFRRGMGFSDEVFLTSLVDMYAKCGASAAAACALRQMKRRNVASWNALIAGLSRSGQISESLKYFNLMQQDDDVCPDSVTLANVLSACSNFNFKKYTTSLHAYIMRRNIFLDEVLTTSLVELYSKFNKMIQARKLFENISFRDVVCYNVMINGYLQDGKIEDAINIFSEMNQAGTRPNSATMVNFLSAFTDIEDERNGKCVHGIAVRHGLWLDLDLSNMIMHMYVRCGQINSARLIFDLMGHKDLISWTTMMQGYVNYGLGEEAAALFVQIQGTGSQPDSLTIMTLLQAYAQLGNLESVKAIHGYMYRSCMEEDITTINSLIITYAKCGRLDIAESVFGSIFTEPGLTSWNTMIAAYGIHGYCKDVLKMFDQMQRKNVKPDALTFSSVISACSHSGLVEEAWHIFHSMKDHSVSPQEEHYNCMIDLLGRAGQLEEAFALLKHSPMRDKAAGMCSLLAACKNHKNSEIGEAIGAELLELEPHNSRTYALMSNVYAQVGKWSEAAYLWTIARKRGLSKAPGYSFVELSKNVSAI; encoded by the coding sequence ATGCTTCGTTTTTGTGCTGGGTTCCAGTTACCACTCAAAAGGTTTCTTCAATTTGCACCACTTAGGAATCATTCAAGGAGATTGCATGGAAATACTCGCAAAAGATTGGCGTTGCCCCTAACCCATACCGTGAAGAGGTTTGAGTGTTGCCTGGAAACATGTACTGATATAAGATTGCTAAGGAAGGTTCATGCTAGCATTTTAACTCATGGACTTGGAGGTAGTATTTCAATTGGATCCAAGCTCTGGAACGTCTATGCTAACTTTGGTTGCCTTCCTAAATCTATACGGATGTCCCATACAATTGCAAGTAAACAGATCTCTCCTTGGAATTCAGCTATCATTAACTATTTTAGATCAGGTCATTTTGAGGAAGCTCTCCTGTTGTATCTAAACTTAAAATCTGAAGGAATCAACATTGATAGTGCTGCTATTAATTTCGTCTTAAAATGTTGCATTGAGCTCATGCATTTACATTTTGGAAGATCTATTCATGCTGATGCCTTAAAGACTGGTTTAAATAGTAATATGTTTGTTGGTTCTTCTCTCATTGGTGTGTACTTTGGATCTGGAACCATCAAGGATGCAGAAGGAGCATTTGAAGAGATCTCAGAGAAGGATGTTGTCACATATACATCTATGGTTTCTGGCTATTCCAGATTCACTGATTTTAATGCATGGAGGGCATTTGATATTGTCACTAAGATGCACAATGAAGGACTGGATGCAAATAGGGTTACTCTTGTGAGCTTGCTCCAGGCAGCAGCGCATTTACAAGCACTTAAAGAAGGTCGTTCAATCCATTGCTATGCTTTCAGGAGAGGCATGGGATTTTCAGATGAGGTGTTTCTGACCAGCCTTGTAGATATGTATGCTAAATGTGGTGCTAGTGCTGCAGCAGCATGTGCGCTGAGACAAATGAAGAGAAGAAATGTTGCTTCATGGAATGCACTAATTGCTGGTCTTAGTCGATCTGGTCAAATTTCAGAATCTTTGAAATATTTCAATCTTATGCAACAAGACGATGATGTTTGTCCAGATTCTGTCACATTAGCTAATGTTCTTTCAGCTTGttctaattttaactttaaaaagtaCACCACAAGCCTCCATGCTTACATTATGAGAAGAAATATTTTTCTTGATGAAGTTTTGACCACTTCTCTGGTCGAACTGTACTCAAAGTTCAACAAAATGATACAAGCCAGAAAACTATTTGAGAATATCAGTTTCAGAGATGTAGTCTGCTACAATGTGATGATTAATGGCTATCTCCAAGATGGAAAAATTGAAGACGCCATTAACATCTTCAGTGAAATGAACCAAGCAGGTACAAGACCAAACTCTGCAACAATGGTGAACTTTTTGTCTGCATTTACAGATATAGAAGATGAAAGAAATGGTAAGTGTGTTCATGGTATTGCAGTCAGACATGGCCTTTGGTTAGATTTAGATCTTTCCAATATGATTATGCACATGTATGTAAGATGTGGGCAAATCAACTCTGCGAGATTAATTTTTGATTTGATGGGACACAAAGACTTGATTTCATGGACAACAATGATGCAAGGTTATGTAAATTATGGCCTTGGAGAAGAGGCTGCTGCATTATTTGTACAAATTCAGGGAACAGGTAGCCAGCCTGATTCACTAACCATTATGACTCTACTTCAGGCATATGCTCAACTGGGCAATTTAGAGTCGGTCAAAGCAATTCATGGGTATATGTACAGAAGCTGTATGGAAGAAGATATTACCACAATAAATTCTCTGATAATTACATATGCAAAGTGCGGGAGGTTAGATATTGCAGAATCTGTGTTTGGTAGCATCTTCACAGAACCTGGACTGACCTCATGGAATACTATGATTGCTGCATATGGCATTCATGGCTACTGCAAAGACGTGCTCAAGATGTTTGACCAAATGCAGAGGAAAAATGTGAAGCCTGATGCATTGACATTCAGTTCAGTGATTTCAGCATGTAGCCATTCTGGTCTGGTTGAAGAGGCTTGGCATATCTTCCATTCCATGAAAGATCATTCGGTTTCTCCACAGGAAGAACACTACAATTGtatgattgatttacttggtcGAGCTGGTCAACTTGAAGAAGCATTTGCTTTGTTGAAGCACTCTCCAATGAGAGACAAGGCTGCTGGAATGTGTTCTTTGCTTGCTGCTTGTAAGAACCATAAGAATTCAGAAATAGGAGAGGCTATTGGAGCCGAGCTCCTAGAACTAGAGCCCCATAATTCACGTACATATGCTCTAATGTCGAATGTATATGCTCAGGTGGGTAAGTGGAGCGAAGCTGCATATTTATGGACTATAGCTAGAAAAAGAGGATTGTCCAAGGCACCTGGGTACAGTTTTGTTGAATTGAGCAAAAATGTCTCTGCAATTTGA